A window of the Eretmochelys imbricata isolate rEreImb1 chromosome 7, rEreImb1.hap1, whole genome shotgun sequence genome harbors these coding sequences:
- the GPRIN2 gene encoding G protein-regulated inducer of neurite outgrowth 2: MAANSHQVQTHSPQETLNSVCHHPLNLNSHPLSKSSSSLACVGQVSSDERQSSKQDLKKSLSSTVCQTQVSENDVGSTPSSEWSSTQSGMVESSSAVRTTSDHAPGDNVQNRATTTNHFLTVDQIPISLEEKDTRMHVKSSTVENISSVCDTHQQSVNRTEGLEAVVQRSHSDLTCSCKQQSSVTHMETSATHSIISSSSSSYDTSVHNTSFLRPRYGSGTYENTPNYQNQVTQIPTSYSDQKVPTNSFDSGGITYNTTIYTDPGTFHTAILGPHMPGSGFPNRTMCSQSIGLSQGGMTYNNVSSGIYPATVMTIHNSTALPCSARQDSAMKIDGTVSAYCHSLPIPSLQLVPRLVCSVSESGREQVTPGYRQSLPTSDIMTFPKLVSSVSESGLDAKRILKCCSIPGEHLSHAQHCIQQSRAQQETKASYIVLHDQQRADLIMKTKDTWTMTSMNDLTKGLKSPLQCKDAEAQTISTVECKSVATSPSVVAEGHPHVFPEVNLEHDQEAPKSPVREVRWDDEGMTWEVYGAAVDPEVLGLAIQKHLEIQIEQFQTEPIELSRKSTEESPPAKEAKKRPFRTMMHSLRHPSCCARSNTVVE; the protein is encoded by the coding sequence ATGGCAGCCAACAGCCACCAGGTCCAAACCCATTCCCCTCAGGAAACACTAAATTCTGTTTGCCACCATCCCCTGAATCTGAACAGCCACCCTCTGTCTAAGAGTTCCTCAAGTCTGGCGTGCGTTGGGCAAGTGAGTTCTGATGAAAGACAGAGCAGCAAACAAGATCTCAAGAAGAGCCTCAGTAGTACTGTCTGCCAGACACAGGTGAGTGAGAATGATGTTGGAAGTACCCCTAGTTCTGAATGGTCTTCTACACAGTCGGGAATGGTGGAAAGTTCATCTGCTGTCAGAACCACGAGTGATCATGCACCAGGTGATAATGTGCAGAACAGAGCTACCACTACAAACCACTTCCTGACCGTTGACCAGATTCCAATATCCCTGGAAGAAAAGGACACTAGGATGCATGTCAAGAGTAGCACTGTTGAAAACATTTCTTCAGTCTGTGATACACACCAGCAAAGTGTGAATAGAACGGAAGGACTGGAAGCTGTAGTTCAGAGAAGCCATTCTGACCTAACATGCAGTTGCAAGCAGCAGAGTTCTGTCACCCACATGGAAACCAGTGCCACACACTCCATTATAAGTTCTTCTAGCAGTAGTTATGATACATCAGTGCATAACACCTCTTTCCTAAGACCGAGATATGGCTCTGGAACATATGAAAATACTCCTAACTATCAAAACCAGGTGACTCAGATTCCCACGTCATATAGCGACCAAAAAGTGCCCACAAACAGCTTTGACAGTGGCGGTATAACATATAACACTACCATTTATACAGATCCTGGAACATTTCACACTGCCATTCTAGGACCACACATGCCAGGAAGTGGTTTCCCAAACAGGACAATGTGCAGTCAATCAATTGGGCTTAGTCAAGGTGGCATGACTTACAATAACGTATCAAGCGGTATATACCCTGCCACAGTGATGACAATTCACAACAGCACTGCTCTACCCTGCAGTGCAAGGCAGGACTCTGCTATGAAGATAGATGGCACTGTTTCTGCCTATTGCCATTCTTTGCCAATACCATCTCTTCAACTTGTTCCAAGGTTGGTATGCTCAGTTAGTGAATCGGGAAGAGAACAGGTAACTCCTGGATATCGTCAGTCCTTGCCTACttcagatatcatgacctttccTAAACTTGTGTCATCTGTTAGCGAATCAGGTCTGGATGCAAAGCGAATCCTGAAATGCTGTAGTATTCCTGGGGAGCATCTGTCACATGCTCAGCACTGCATTCAACAGAGCAGAGCTCAACAGGAAACGAAGGCTTCTTACATTGTGTTGCATGACCAGCAACGTGCAGATTTGATAATGAAGACTAAAGACACATGGACTATGACCTCTATGAATGACTTAACCAAAGGACTGAAATCTCCTCTTCAGTGCAAAGATGCAGAGGCACAAACCATTTCAACAGTGGAATGCAAGTCTGTGGCCACAAGCCCATCTGTTGTAGCTGAAGGTCACCCTCATGTGTTCCCAGAGGTTAATTTAGAACATGACCAAGAGGCCCCAAAGTCTCCAGTACGTGAAGTGAGATGGGATGATGAAGGGATGACATGGGAAGTATATGGGGCAGCAGTGGACCCAGAAGTTCTTGGATTAGCCATTCAAAAACATCTTGAAATTCAGATAGAACAATTCCAGACAGAGCCTATAGAGCTCTCTAGGAAAAGTACTGAGGAGTCACCTCCAGCTAAAGAGGCAAAGAAAAGGCCATTTAGAACAATGATGCACTCTTTGAGACACCCAAGCTGCTGTGCCCGTTCCAATACTGTTGTGGAGTGA